Within the Bacteroidia bacterium genome, the region GCGAAAACCTATGTTATGCGTCCCGGCTATTGGGAAGCAGGATTTAAGCTTGCGCAGGATAATCAGAAATAGTTTTGTACGTTAACATTTCTTTCACGCAGAAGACCAGGTTATGCTGAAGTATATTTTGAAAAGGCTGCTGATCTTCATTCCTACGCTGATCGTTATTTCTCTTCTTACGTTTGTGATCTCTCAAAAAGCACCGGGAGATCCTGTTGAGAATATGCTTAACCGTAATCAGGGCGGAGAAGGACAAGCGGCTGCCAAGATCGCGGGAGAAAAAGCATACATGCGCAAGCGTTCGGAACTGGGTCTTGATCTCCCGGTTTTTTATTTTTCCATCTCCAATGCCACTTCAACCGATACCCTCTACCGAATCCCCAAATCCTCACACAGAGAAACACTGGAACGACTCGCATGGGACTACGGCAACTGGGACCATGTAGCTACCTACTACCGCTCCGTGAGATCTTTTGAATTGGATCTTTATAATTTCAATAAAACTCCGAGCACCGCTGAAACCATCACCAAGGTTAAGGAATATGTGAACCTGTTGTACCTGACGTATGAAGAATCGAAGATTAAGTCTATTCTCAATAACATAGAATCCGAGTTCCGTGGAACAAAATCCTTTCTGGATCTGAACGGCGGATTTAATTCGATCCGCAACACATTTGAGAATATCGTTCACAGTCAGAACATCAGTAATCGCTATATTCCCAACGTTCATTGGTACGGCTTTAATAATCAATATCACCGATGGTTCTTCCATTTCATCCAGGGAGATTTCGGCATCTCATACCAGGATCAGCGGCCCGTAAGTTCTGCATTGTGGGACGCCCTTAAAAACACATTGTCTATTTCCCTGCTATCCATCCTCCTCGCCTACCTTCTTGCAATACCGCTGGGGATCAGCACTGCTGTCCATAAAGGAACACGAAAAGAAAAGATCATCACCACCACCTTGTTCATTTTATACTCCCTGCCGGTATTCTGGATCGCTACGCTCACCGTTTTCTTTTTCTGCTGCGGCGATTACTGGTGCTGGTTTCCCGCACCTGGAACGGCCCCTATTCCTGAGGATGCGCCACTGCTGTATCAATTCGGGGAATGGCTCTATCGCATGGCACTGCCTCTCCTCTGTCTTACCTACGGCAGTCTGGCCTTTATTTCCCGCCAGATGCGGGGAGGAATGATCAACATACTGGGGCAGGATTTTATACGTACTGCCCGTGCGAAAGGACTGGAAGAGAGCAAGGTGGTCAATAAGCATGCTTTGCGAAACTCCCTTATCCCAATCATCACACTTTTTGCCAATGTGTTTCCGGCAGCTATCGCCGGTTCCATTGTGGTGGAGCATGTGTTCAACATTCCAGGCATGGGAAAACTCACCATTGATGCCATCAATGCCAGAAACTACCCTGTGATTTTTAGCACCATGATGTGTACCGCCGTTCTAACCATGATCGGCAACCTGGTGGCAGACATCCTGTACGCGATGGTGGATCCGCGCATCTCATTCACTTCCAAGAGCTGATCCATGAATATTCTCAGGCGTATTTTGTTTCCCTTCTCCTCTGGCGATAAAGCGCTGGAGAAAATACAGGAAAAAACCGACCAGAGCTTTTGGGGTAATGTAAAAAAGCAATACCGGCGTAACCGCCTGGCCATGTTTGCCTTTTATTTCATTGTCTTCCTTGCCTCCATAGCTCTGCTGGCTGACTTTATTGCAAATGAAAAACCCCTCGCCTGCTCCTACAAAGGAAACACCTACTTCCCTGTATTCCGATCTTATGCTGTAGATCTTGGCATTAGCAACTGGCCCGCAGACCTGCAAAACGCTACGTGGAAGGAACTGGAATATGACTGGGTTGTATTTCCGCCGGTTCCCTACCTGCCGAAAAACACCGATGTTGCTAACTCGCAGTTTAAAAGTCCGTTTGACGAACAAGAGGTAAAATCCTGGCGATGGAAACACCACCTGGGCACCGATGACATCGGACACGACGTGTTATCCAGTATGATCCACGGAACACGAACGGCAATGCTGGTAGGACTCATATCCATGTTCATCGCATCTATGATTGGTATTATTCTCGGGTCGCTCGCGGGCTATTTCGGTGATCAGCGGCTGAAAGCCTCCCGCGCATCCATCCTATTCATAATCCTCTTTCTTCTTTTTGGCCTCTTTTACGCATTTAGCTCACGCTCTTACATTCTGTCTGAATCTTTCTCGCAGGGATTAAGTGTTTTCTTTGTTCAACTACTCCTTAGCCTTGTTATACTGGCAGCATTTCTTGGCATGGGATACCTGGTTGCTAAACCCTTCAAAAAGATACCATTCCTTGGAGTAAAAGTGAATATTCCCGTGGACATTATGATCTCCCGGCTATTTGAAGTCATGTACTCCATTCCAACGCTGTTCCTTATCATTTCTATTTCTGCCATTATCGAGAAGCCCAGCATTTATGTGGTAATGGTGATTATCGGTTTTACTTCCTGGCCGGGCATCGCACGTTTTATCAGGGCTGAACTGCTCCGCGTGCGAAGCCTTGAATATATTGAAGCAGCGCAAGCCATGGGATTTTCAGAATTCCGCATCATCTTTAAACACGCCATTCCCAACGCGCTTTCTTCTGTGTTCATTGCGCTGGCGTTCGGAATTGCTTCCGCTATTCTGACAGAGGCCTTCCTGTCCTTCCTCGGCGTAGGTGTTCCCCCGGAACAACTCACCTGGGGCACATTGCTGGCGATGGCACGAACCACGCCCACTGCCTGGTGGCTGGCCATCTTCCCCGGGTTCGCCATCTTTATCACTGTCACCATTTTCAACCTTGCGGGCGACGGATTAACCGAAGCGTTGGATCCACGTTTGCGTAAATAATTCTACTATGAAAAACATTACAATCATCGGTTCCGGCACCATGGGTAACGGAATCGCGCATGTATTTGCGCAAAATGGGTTCAATGTCAGCCTTGTGGATATTTCAGAAGATGCACTGAAAAGAGCCTTGGCAACTATTGGGAAAAATCTGGAACGACAGGTGGCAAAAGGAAGCCTGACAGAAGATCTGAAAAAAACTACCCTGGCTAATATTAAAACCTTTACCCGGATGGAAGAAGGTGCAGCAAATGCCGACCTGGTTGTTGAAGCCGCCACAGAAAATGTGGAAATAAAGCTGAACCTGTTCCGTCAGCTCGATACCATCTGTCCGCCGGCAGCCATTCTATCCTCCAACACATCCTCTATTTCTATCACGCGGATTGCCTCAGTTACCAAGCGACCGGAACAGGTTATCGGGATGCACTTTATGAACCCCGTACCCGT harbors:
- a CDS encoding ABC transporter permease, with protein sequence MNILRRILFPFSSGDKALEKIQEKTDQSFWGNVKKQYRRNRLAMFAFYFIVFLASIALLADFIANEKPLACSYKGNTYFPVFRSYAVDLGISNWPADLQNATWKELEYDWVVFPPVPYLPKNTDVANSQFKSPFDEQEVKSWRWKHHLGTDDIGHDVLSSMIHGTRTAMLVGLISMFIASMIGIILGSLAGYFGDQRLKASRASILFIILFLLFGLFYAFSSRSYILSESFSQGLSVFFVQLLLSLVILAAFLGMGYLVAKPFKKIPFLGVKVNIPVDIMISRLFEVMYSIPTLFLIISISAIIEKPSIYVVMVIIGFTSWPGIARFIRAELLRVRSLEYIEAAQAMGFSEFRIIFKHAIPNALSSVFIALAFGIASAILTEAFLSFLGVGVPPEQLTWGTLLAMARTTPTAWWLAIFPGFAIFITVTIFNLAGDGLTEALDPRLRK
- a CDS encoding ABC transporter permease — encoded protein: MLKYILKRLLIFIPTLIVISLLTFVISQKAPGDPVENMLNRNQGGEGQAAAKIAGEKAYMRKRSELGLDLPVFYFSISNATSTDTLYRIPKSSHRETLERLAWDYGNWDHVATYYRSVRSFELDLYNFNKTPSTAETITKVKEYVNLLYLTYEESKIKSILNNIESEFRGTKSFLDLNGGFNSIRNTFENIVHSQNISNRYIPNVHWYGFNNQYHRWFFHFIQGDFGISYQDQRPVSSALWDALKNTLSISLLSILLAYLLAIPLGISTAVHKGTRKEKIITTTLFILYSLPVFWIATLTVFFFCCGDYWCWFPAPGTAPIPEDAPLLYQFGEWLYRMALPLLCLTYGSLAFISRQMRGGMINILGQDFIRTARAKGLEESKVVNKHALRNSLIPIITLFANVFPAAIAGSIVVEHVFNIPGMGKLTIDAINARNYPVIFSTMMCTAVLTMIGNLVADILYAMVDPRISFTSKS